GATACTGACATAACTCAGGGCAAGGTCTcctaatgcacacatacacacacacacacacacacacacacacacacacacacacacacacactcactcacacagacacacacacacacacagaaaaaatacacacacatacttacacaatcacacactcacacacagatgtataatcaacaatacaaaaatatgcacgcacgcacgcacgcacactcactgtCCTATCTTTGAGTTTGACATCGAGAAGGGCACTCTGTCCCAGCAGCAGTGATTCATTCACAACTAAGagcccccaaaccccccctcccccgcccccccccatgatagagagatggagcgaaGAGAGTGAAGCAGGACGGAAGAAGAGAGGAATCAGAACGATGATGGCGATGGCAGGAATATAGATGCTGGAGCCTCATTTGGACCCTATTCCATTCACTAAAGGAAATGAGAGAACCCCGAAGAACAGATGCTTCGTTTGATTACCATTTTCAGTTTTGAAACATCACAAAATGCCTCCAAGAGATGATTCAGAGTAAAACAACCTAGCGTCTATTTATGGGTGATGACGAGTTCTAGCTTTCGTTTGGGAGCGTCAATCGGAGCAGGGTTGATCTTGACCATGTTGACCTCAACAACAAAATGGCTAAAAGTGATAGCGCAAGGGGTACAACACCACGTCAAAGCTCAGAATAGCACAGTACCAAAATACAATAACAGAGTATGTACTCTTAGTAAGTGTACCAAGAGGTAATAATGACTGCTCAGGAAGTCATGGCATTGGCTTAACTCATACGGTTGGTGCCATCTTGACGTGTTATGACTGACTTGTACTTGGCGTGTTCTTCACTGAAATAAAATAAGAAATCAGCAAATTCGAGTCGACCAGTGTGCGGTGATTTGACACTTTTTTGGATTTTACTTGTTCTTGACTTGCCTTCAAGATGGCGGCGACCGGAGGACATGGATATGCTAATGAGCATGAATTCATGTATTTGATACTAATCTTGATTGGTTCAATGGTTCATAGACAGCAAATCATGGTTTACTAATGTTCCATTAATAGTTATTTTATCATTAACTAACAGTTAAGTAACAATTCAAAATGTTTACTAATAATATGTAAATCATTTCTCATAGAGGAACAGGAGAAGAGGTACAGTAgtgtagagaggaagagagactgagCAACACTTTGTAAACACGAAACCAACACTtccccatcaacacacacacacacacacattctgacatGACACTCTCACAATATATCACCTCATTATATAAACTCCAAGTTTTGTAACATGGCCTACGAGAGCAGTCCATGCTGTATGCCAATGGCCTACCACTCTAAACACACGCCTAGACTTCTTAACCCAACACATTTTTCTGTCACACTCTCAGTTTCCGTATAAAGGACATTCTTCCCAACTCCTCCTCTCTGATTCAGCCAGGATCAGACATAACCAGCTCTGACAAACCCCTGTCCGTGCTTTCAACAAGAGAGGCCCATAACCTTAGTATCAGACAAAACTGGACTTGACAGAAACCCCATACAACCTCCAGGATGAGGACGATTAAGACAATGCTGAAACTATTGGATCAGATGGTAAGCTGATCCCAAGAACCTGACTTTAGCATACGCTCTCCCTGAACTCATAAAACTGCTGACACCCACCCTTGGCCACTTTCCTGTGCACTTTGCAATGTTATTAATGCACAGGTTGGAGTCCCATCAAAGACGAGAATACAGCTTTTGCTATTGCATGTCTGCAAATGGGTTTGTCTCCTTGTCTCCGTTGGTGATGAAACCAAACAACACTTGGTTAGTATAATGAACTTGAAAACATTCAAAATTGACCAAGAACCGTCCCCACAGGACCAGTGGCATCGTGAACTCAAGACAACTGGAACTCAAACAGTTCACCACAGAGCCCTTTTAAAAACCAGCAAGTAGTAGCAAACAGAAACAGTGCTGCCAGGTCTTACCAGGTCTCGTCGTTTTTGAACTCCATTTCTCCGTACGTGTCCTCGAAGTCCTCTCCGCCGCCCTTGGCCAGGCCCTCCATGGTGCGGAAGGGGACGATGACGGTGCCCCGGGCGCCCGAAGTCCGCAGCACCTTGACCTCCATGACGCCGATGCTCTCGCTGACGTGCACGTTGTCGCTCTCGAAGGTGAAGATGCCGGCGTGGTCGTCGTCCAGGATGGTCACCGTGGCGACGGCGGGGAAGCCCAGCACGGCCTTGGGGTAGGGCAGGCTGTTGGGCGACAGcatctcctcgtcctcctcctccgtctccagcACGCGCACGTTGCTCAGCCGCACGAAGAAGTGCTCGTCCTCCTCGAAGATGTCGTCGTCGATGATGCCCACGGAGATCTCCTTGACCACCTCGCCGGGCTTGAAGGCCAGCGTGCCCTCGGTGAACTCGTAGTCGGCGCCAGCGTTGGCCGAGCCGTCCTCCGTCTTGTAGTCCACGTAGACGGTCTTGGAGACGTCGCCGCCGTGTCGCGAGACGGCCAGCAGGGCGGCGCCGCAGTTCTCCAGGCACTGGTAGACGGCCGGCTCGAAGGCCACGCGCGACACCAGCTCCGCCCCCTCGCACGGCTCGCCCTCCACCCGCACCTCCGCCACGCTGGCGCTGCGCTTGGCCTGCTCCGCCACGTGCTTCTTCAGGATGTTGCCCGCGcccgtcatcatgcgcgtggcCTGGATGCGGTAGAAGGCGCGGCTCTTCTGCTGGTGCGACAGCGCGTAGTAGTTGGCCATCTCCACCAGCTGGTCCAGCTCCTTCTCCGGGTGCTTCTGCTTCAGGTCCTTCAGGTAgtggtggggggaaaaaatcgattctgttcagtatcgcgatattttgtgcatgcaattatatcgatacgagtagctcaaagtatcgcaatacttataatctaattatctattttacttttatttgaggcgagtttactcagggtttactctgatcacattaaatttgctagatagatagatagatagatactttattgatccccaagggggaaattcaaTATATTACGCTCTCAAGGTGAAGCTTGTTGTGgcgttttattgtgcattcaacggcaatttcaaatcgaaagtgtgggtgtgtttcggttttcaacaaaaagcaaatagtaaggaccttgatatgcaccatgccatgacaaagtgagttgaacagtgttattttccttattttttgtaatgccttcaAACAATATGatacatgaatagcaatatatcgcagaatcgaatcgaaatacttgttgtatcgcaatatgtgtagaatcgcaataatattgaattgtggcccaaatatcgcaatagtatcgaattgtcattcttttgccaattcccacccctacctTCAGGATGCGGATCATGTCGCGCCGAGACTCGTccacctccttccctcctcctcctcctcctcctcctcctcctcctcctccggcgcCGTCCATCAGCCCGACCAGGTTGCTGGGCAGCCCGTGGGCGCTGCCGCCGTCGCCGGCGAAGTGCGAGTTGGCCATCTTGCCGTCCATCTCGATGCTCTTGGCGCGCTCGGTCTCGGTCTCGATGATGACGCCGCGGTGGTGGTGCTTGTCCGGCCGGTACTTCTTGTGCATGTACTTGTAGAAGAGCAGGCGGCGGTCGGCGATCCAGGCCAGCAGCACGCAGATGGGGAAGAAGGCCAGGGTCAGAAGCCCCTCCCACACCTGCACCACGTTGGGCGAGAAGACGGCCAGGATGATGTAGAGCCAGATGTAGGCGAAGATGCTCCACGCGGCCGTGATGAAGAACACGCGCAGGTGCTTGACCTTCCGCACCTCGCCCTCGGGGATGACCGACACGCACAGCCCGATGATCACGAACATGTTGAAGGCCGCGCTGCCCACGATGGTGGACGGCCCCAGCTCGCCCGCCTGGAAGTCGTGGCCGCACACCTCGATGACCGACAGCATGATCTCGGGCGCGGACGAGCCGAGCGCCATCAGCGTCAGGTTGGACACGGTCTCGTTCCACACGCGGATGGTGGCGGTGCTGGTCTCACCGTTGGGCCGCTTGATGACGATCTCCTTCTCCTGCGACGTGATCACCTCGATGGACGCCATGAAGCGGTCGGCGATGATGGACACGCCCAGGAACATGTAGATCATGGCCACGAAGTAGACGATGACCCGGGCCACCTTGTCGCCCATGGTGGGGTCCTCCGGGTACCATATGGGCAGCAGGATGCCCGGCTGGCATCGGGACTGCGGCTTGCAGGTGGAGTTAGCGAGGGGTAGGGGGCTGGGCGTAACGCGCGCTTCCGTACACATGAAGGCGATCGCCGTGGCAACGAGGCCGAGCCAGAGGCAGGCCCCCGAGGAGCCCGGCGCTGTCGTCCTCCTGGAGCGGTCCATGCACCCTCCGTCGTCTCAAGGGTCCGTCCTCTCTTGCTGCCCCCCGGGGATCCAGCACTAGGCTGAGTTGGGTTCCTGCCTGTGCACACGGTTGGTTCCCCCCACGCGACCGCTctacctggagagagagaggacagccagagcacagcacaggtgagacacacacacacacacacacacacgcacgcgacCGCTctacctggagagagagaggacagccagagcacagcacaggtgagacacacacacacacatggacactcaTGACTGCACTTAATatccatgtgcacacacacacacacacacacacacacacacacacacacacacagtcacacacacacacgcacacacaggtatgcatgtgcgcacacacacacacacgcacacgcacacgcacacacacacacagaacaaacaaacgcacatgcacgcacgcacgcacacacacacacacacacacacacactcacatactgtttCATTTATTGACAAAACGgcatcacacacatacgtacagtaataacacacactgtctcatttATTCAATAATTCTCATCAATCAACTTCTCATAACTGCATTTTGTTTATGACTAGTTTGTCTATACTGCACCCTGCTATACGTTAAGATCAGCTATATTATCAGCTGTCTTAATGTGCCCCAGGACACATTGATATCACTATACACTACAGCTCCACACAGGCTTGTGACATCACGAGTGCAATACCATTGGCCAAAAATCACATTGGAGCTGTTCCACTTAGACAGATGTACAAGATGAGGAATCTAGGAATGGATTTATTATTCATCTATTTATTTTCTGTTCTGGTCTGGACGGGAGCGATGACGGTCTGACCATCGTAACGTGCTGATCTGGAAGAGCCGATCCTACgtgtgctccacacacacacacacgcacgtgcacgcgcacacacacacgcacacacacacacacacacacatgcgcacacacacacacacacacacacacacctctaccctCCCTCATGCTCTAATGCACGTGAGCAGTGCATGTCTGGGCCCTCTCAGgtgtggctacacacacacacacacacacacacacacacacacacacacacacacacacccacccacacacacacacacacacacacacacacacacacccaaccaacCGTGTGTGAACAGAGATATGGCGCTGTGAAATATTTAGCGTCAGCTGTTTATGATGCAATATTTACAGCATTTGGTTCCATTTGGGCGTGGAGTCTCGCTGCCGTGCTCTAATGAGTCCCTGAGACCAGGACACATCAGGCATCAGACAGGAGCGTTTCATAAGGGCACGcatgaaacacactcacacacacacacacacacacgagacagtGACGGAGACAGTGGAGATGAGGAtgtttcacagccacacacaccgaCTGCTGTTCAGCAGGCATACCAGAGGGATAGCATTAGTGATCCTATCaccagagggagacacacacacacacacacacacacacacacacatacacacacacatacacacacacacacacacacacacacacacacacacacacacacacacacacacacacacacacagcttcttcTAGAACACAGAACAAAATGCTCCAGCAGGCACAAACTGGGAGCACGAGATGTTCTGACATAAGATGAGGAGAACAGCATCAGCCCCAACTCCCAGGACCAGCTAACGCTAACGGCATTCACTGCCCATTCCCAGTAACCACAGGCTAACGCTAATGCCCATGTGACCACAAGCTAACACAAATGGTAACACCATTCCCTGACCATGCCCAGTCACCACAAGCTAACACTAACGGGAACACCATTCCCTGAGCATGCCCAATGACCACAAGCTAACGCCATTCACAGTGACCACTAGCTAACTCTAACGCCATGCCCTGTGACCACAAGCTAACGCCATTCTCAGTGACCACTAGCTAACTCTAATGCCATGCCCTGTGACAACTAGCTGACTCTAAGGCCATGCCCTGTGACAACTAGCTAATGCCATTCTCAGTGACCACTAGCTAACTCTAACGCCATTCTCTGACCATGCCCATTGACCAAAAGTTAACACTAATGCTAACAGCAAATATTGTCTAGTTACTTTTTGCTTTAGAAACCGTCTCTGCTAAGTGACCACTAGCTACCGCTAACACCAACACCGTTCCCTGAGCATGCTCAGTGACCACTAGCTACCGCTAACGCCAACACTGTTccctgagcatgcccagtgacCACTAGCTACCGCTAACGCCAACACCGTTCTCCGAGCATGCCCAGTGACCACTAGCTACCGCTAACGCCAACGCCGTTctctgagcatgcccagtgacCACTAGCTACCGCTAACACTAACACCATTCCCTGCCCATGCCCAGTGACCACTAGCTACCGCTAATGCTAACACCGTTCCCTGAGCAAGGCCAGTGACCACTAGCTACCGCTAACGCCAACACCTCTccctgagcatgcccagtgacCACTAGCTACCGCTAATGCCAACACTGTTccctgagcatgcccagtgacCACTAACTACCGCTAACGCCAACACCATTCCCTGCCCATGCCCAGTGACCACTAGCTACCGCTAACGCCAACACCTCTCCCTGCCCATGCCCAGTGACCACTAGCTACCGCTAACGCCAACACTGCTctctgagcatgcccagtgacCACTAGCTACCGCTAACGCCAACACTATTCCCTGCCCATGCCCAGTGACCACTAGCTACCGCTAAAGCCAACACCATTCCCTGCCCATGCCCAGTGACCACTAGCTACCGCTAATGCTAACACCGCTCCCTGCCCATGTCCATTGACCACTAGCTAACGCTAACACCACTCCCTGCCCATGCCCAGTGACCAGTAGTAGCTACCGCTAAAGCTAACACCACTCCCTGCCCATGCCCAGTGACCACTAGCTACCGCTAACTCCAACACCTCTCCCTGCCCATGCCCAGTGACCACTAGCTACCGCTAACGGCAACACTATTCCCTGCCCATGCCCAGTGACCACTAGCTACCGCTAACGCCAACACTATTCCCTGCCCATGCCCAGTGACCACTAGCTACCGCTAACGCTAACACCATTCCCTGCCCATGCCCAGTGACAACTAGCTACCGCTAACGCTAACACCGTTCCCTGCCCATGCCCACTGGCCTCATGCCCGCATCCTCTCCCTGGAAACGCTCTAATCACCCAGCAGCCATCCCTTCACTTCACGGGCAAGAAACACAAGATGCCAGCTTTGTACATGTGccaaggcatgtgtgtgtgtgtgtgtgtgtgtgtgtgtgtgtgtgtaaaaccacTGCAGCCTCCCAAAGCCAGACACACTCATTCCAAAGCAAAAAGCCCTGGATGGTTCAGCCGATTCAATTGCGTTCCATTTCCCTGGAGTTCGCTTCTCTGTTTCCGCCTTGTTCCTTCTGTGGGGatgttccccacacacacacacacacacacacacacacacacacaagctcagagGAGCTCTGTGTCTCTCGCAGTTCACAGGTTTGGCTCTTTTTCCGTTTCATCTGGGTGTGCGGAGGGAGGATAGTGAGAGGATCTCCGAGAGATGCTGACGATCTCCGAGGAAACGGAGGAGTGTTCATCGCACTCGGGGTGGAACTGGGGTGTGAGATTTCAGAGGCTGTTTAAAAGAACCCCACCTTACGATGAgtcagtgcatgcatgtgtgtgaatgtgaatatctttgtgtgtgtgtgtgtgtgtgtgtgtgtgtgtgtgtgtgtatctgagtgtattcgtgtgtgtgtgtgtgtgtgtttcgttcCACCTCTGAGCTAAGGCCTTGATCAGCACAGGATTTAAAAATGCCCCAACTAAGCAAACCCCACCCTGCCCAGaaacagagagggtgtgtgtgtgtgtgtgtgtgtgtgtgtgtgagagagagagagagagtgagtatatggctcaatgaaagagagagaggagaaagaaagagagagagagagagaagagaaagaaagagagagggagaatcacTGACTACACAGAATCCCAGTCAGGTTGGCAGGGCTCCGTGTGCTCTAAGAAAAGCTGCTCTGATCTGCTAGTGCCTCCCCAACAAGGTGGGTTCCCTCGGCAACACATGAAGGCCCCGTTTGAAAGGCTTGTTCCCTCGGTAACATGAAGGCCCCGTTTGAAAGGGGACGAgcgcttcattcattcatgcactctgtctctgctgGCCAGCTGCATCTATCATACGGTGGACTCTTACCTCCTCCACCTCAAACTCACTACATTTCCCAATGATCAAAGGGCCGGGAACAGCCTGTGCGTACAAACCATCCTGTATATAGGACTCTGATACTGTAGTTACACCAGGTTGAGCTGGGGAGAACCTCGCTGATTAAAATCATAATATAATGGTCTGGACAACTGTACACACAGTTTATAAATTCTAAAAGAAATGGTAATCTCCAATGAGGATGTGAAATGCCAAACTAGATCAACGGGCTGCGCTACATGGAAACACAGCTGCGGAGCATGAAAACACAGGGCTGcgtagagactgtgtgtgtgtgtgtgtgtgtgtgtgtgtgtgtgtgtgtgtgtgtgtgtgtgtgcggctgatTTGGATGACTGTCTTTGAACCGAGCATCTGGCTATTACTGACACCACCTGGAAAGCACAACTGTGCTCGCACTAAGAGAGCCAGAGGTTTGAGGTCTTCACTGCCGCCTGAATAATTGATAGATAACGCCTTTGTGTTTTGTCAACTTGAAGTCAAAGCTAACGGAAGCAGCTAATTTCATTTATAGATGTTTGCATACCCTCACGTCTGCTTTTTTCACACAAACGTCTTCCTTTATAAAGGTTCTAAAGGCTCACATCAGTGGTTCTAAAGGCTCACATCGGTGGTTCTAGAGCACTTCTGGAGGGGATCACATGGCCGCTGCGGCCGCATCATCTCTGCCCTCCAGTCAAATGTAAGTGAGGACGTTAGCGTTAGCTTCTGAGCAGCAGAGCTGGGCTGGATTCCCTTCGAGGAAACAGGCGATCGCACTACTGAGCTCAGTAGGGAGCTGGAGGCAACTCTGCACAAGGGAGAAATACTAACCACTAATGCCACTGCTGGGCAAGAGAGACACACTAACCACTAATGCCACTGCTGGACAAGGGAGACATACTAACCACTAATGCCACTGCTGGACAAGGGAGACATACTAACCACTAATGGCACTGCTGGACAAGGGAGACATACTAACCACTAATGGCACTGCTGGACAAGGGAGACATACTAACCACTAATGCCACTGCTGGACAAGGGAGACATACTAACCACTAATGCCACTGCTGGACAAGGGAGACATACTAACCACTAATGCCACTGCTGGACAAGGGAGACATACTAACCACTAATGCCACTGCTGGATAACGTCTCTCTTTGGCCTCTCTTTACCCAGTGAGCCTTGAATtacaagcacagacagacagacagacagacacacagacagacagacagacagacagacagaggctaCATTTCGAGCCCCAGACGCTagtctgcctctgtctgtggCCTTATCAGGCCTCGTTAAGAACTTGAGCGTGAAGATCTGCTGTAGAATGCAAGCTCCCACATCAGTGCAAGATCACCTGATCTCTCAGCACGTACTgtagggggaagagaggacagCTGACGCTCAGATCATTCTAGATCATTCTAGATCATTCTAGATCGTAAAGTCTACTGAAGTGGGTTCACAAGCGGTGTCTGATTCTGAGGCTGGTTCTGACTTCATGATTTGGTGCAGCAAAATCTCCCACAGCTGTGTGCTACATTGCAAGACTGTACAGACAGTGAAAaaatgtttgcttgtgtgtgtgtgtgtgtgtgtgtgtgtgtgtgtgtgtgtgtgcagtgaacatttgtgtgtgtgtgcagtgaacatttgtgtgtgtgtgtgtgtgtgtgtgtgtgtgtttgtgtgtagaaaGAAAGTGTGCAGAAGTGCATGCAGAGGTGACGTTTGTGTGTTGGAGCTCCTCCCCCTCATCACTGATGCGTGCCAGACAGGAGCTCCTCCCCCTCATTACTGATGCGTGCCAGACAGGAAGTCAGGGTGAAATAAACTCATGAGTCAAGCAGAGAAccttcttttctgtgtgtgaccTTTTTACTACACAAACTGACCTACTCCgtaatgagagaaagagagagagagagagaggggggcggggggaaagatagagagagggaaggaaagagagagagaggaaaggaattTCAAATTTGCAGAGAGtgcacgcacatccaacttAGTGCAGGTGCAGGGTAAAATAGATCCGTGAACAATGACAAGTACCATCCTGCACACTGTTGCTCCCGAAGTGAATTCATTGCACAACGTTTCGACCAATGTTGAATTTTTAGATTTTGAAAGACtccaaacgtgcacacacacacacatacacacacacacacacacacacacacacacacacacacacacacacacacacacacacacacacacactccttattttttaaattacaaCGATTTCACATATATAGGTGTGCAACACACCCAGCGAGAATGCCCCCATCATTCTGGACAAGGACCCTTTCATTCTGGACCGCTCCACACCGTGGACTGCtcatcagcacagcacagcccatgGGCCTACAGTAcgagcctctcctctctgctcatcagcacagcacagcccatgGGCCTACAGTAcgagcctctcctctctgctcatcAGCACAGCCCATGGGCCTAcgagcctctcctctctgctcatcAGCACAGCCCATGGGCCTACAGTAcgagcctctcctctctgctcatcAGCACAGCCCATGGGCCTACAGTAcgagcctctcctctctggagcCCTGGGGTGAGCAGGTTGGCTAGCTTTATGGTGCACTGGGGACAGAggggagatatgtgtgtgtgtgtgtgtgtgtgtgtgtgtgtgtgtgtgtgtgagagagagagggagagagagagagctttatgGCGTGCAGGGGACAGGGGGAGATCTGTGGGCACGGCCCTAACGCAGGGCTATACCGCTGCTGGCCCGTAAATAATCCATGAGCTAAAAACGACAGGGTCTTTCCACCAGAAGAAAAGGAGACAGGAGAAGCTGAATGAGCAAAGCAGCCAGAAAACACCAGTCATGCATCAggggataatgtgtgtgtgtgtgtgtgtgtgtgtgtgtttgtgtaggagagagagagggagagagcatgcacagatgtgtgaaagagaaaaaggaatAGGAAAAGATCAAGTGTGTAGcctgcagtagtgtgtgtaacagagaaGGCAAGATGTAAGCAGGACTTTGAACAAAGGAGTGAACATAATCTCAA
The genomic region above belongs to Sardina pilchardus chromosome 20, fSarPil1.1, whole genome shotgun sequence and contains:
- the slc8a3 gene encoding sodium/calcium exchanger 3 isoform X1, translating into MDRSRRTTAPGSSGACLWLGLVATAIAFMCTEARVTPSPLPLANSTCKPQSRCQPGILLPIWYPEDPTMGDKVARVIVYFVAMIYMFLGVSIIADRFMASIEVITSQEKEIVIKRPNGETSTATIRVWNETVSNLTLMALGSSAPEIMLSVIEVCGHDFQAGELGPSTIVGSAAFNMFVIIGLCVSVIPEGEVRKVKHLRVFFITAAWSIFAYIWLYIILAVFSPNVVQVWEGLLTLAFFPICVLLAWIADRRLLFYKYMHKKYRPDKHHHRGVIIETETERAKSIEMDGKMANSHFAGDGGSAHGLPSNLVGLMDGAGGGGGGGGGGGGGKEVDESRRDMIRILKDLKQKHPEKELDQLVEMANYYALSHQQKSRAFYRIQATRMMTGAGNILKKHVAEQAKRSASVAEVRVEGEPCEGAELVSRVAFEPAVYQCLENCGAALLAVSRHGGDVSKTVYVDYKTEDGSANAGADYEFTEGTLAFKPGEVVKEISVGIIDDDIFEEDEHFFVRLSNVRVLETEEEDEEMLSPNSLPYPKAVLGFPAVATVTILDDDHAGIFTFESDNVHVSESIGVMEVKVLRTSGARGTVIVPFRTMEGLAKGGGEDFEDTYGEMEFKNDETCKTIQVKVVDDEEYEKNKNFFLELAEPRMVDMSLQKALLLADDVPDRKLSSEEEEAKRIAEMGKPVLGEHAKLEVIIEESYEFKNTVDKLIKKTNLALVVGTNSWRDQFMEAITVSAGDEDEDEAGEERLPSCFDYVMHFLTVFWKVLFACVPPTDYWNGWACFIISILIIGFLTAIIGDLASHFGCTIGLKDSVTAVVFVALGTSVPDTFASKVAAVQDMYADASIGNVTGSNAVNVFLGIGVAWSVAAIYHSWNGREFRVPAGTLAFSVTLFTILAFLAVSVLLYRRRPSIGGELGGPRGSRFMTSLFFFSLWFLYILLSSLEAYCHIEGF
- the slc8a3 gene encoding sodium/calcium exchanger 3 isoform X2, whose protein sequence is MDRSRRTTAPGSSGACLWLGLVATAIAFMCTEARVTPSPLPLANSTCKPQSRCQPGILLPIWYPEDPTMGDKVARVIVYFVAMIYMFLGVSIIADRFMASIEVITSQEKEIVIKRPNGETSTATIRVWNETVSNLTLMALGSSAPEIMLSVIEVCGHDFQAGELGPSTIVGSAAFNMFVIIGLCVSVIPEGEVRKVKHLRVFFITAAWSIFAYIWLYIILAVFSPNVVQVWEGLLTLAFFPICVLLAWIADRRLLFYKYMHKKYRPDKHHHRGVIIETETERAKSIEMDGKMANSHFAGDGGSAHGLPSNLVGLMDGAGGGGGGGGGGGGGKEVDESRRDMIRILKDLKQKHPEKELDQLVEMANYYALSHQQKSRAFYRIQATRMMTGAGNILKKHVAEQAKRSASVAEVRVEGEPCEGAELVSRVAFEPAVYQCLENCGAALLAVSRHGGDVSKTVYVDYKTEDGSANAGADYEFTEGTLAFKPGEVVKEISVGIIDDDIFEEDEHFFVRLSNVRVLETEEEDEEMLSPNSLPYPKAVLGFPAVATVTILDDDHAGIFTFESDNVHVSESIGVMEVKVLRTSGARGTVIVPFRTMEGLAKGGGEDFEDTYGEMEFKNDETCKTIQVKVVDDEEYEKNKNFFLELAEPRMVDMSLQKALLLADDVPDRKLSSEEEEAKRIAEMGKPVLGEHAKLEVIIEESYEFKNTVDKLIKKTNLALVVGTNSWRDQFMEAITVSADEDEDEAGEERLPSCFDYVMHFLTVFWKVLFACVPPTDYWNGWACFIISILIIGFLTAIIGDLASHFGCTIGLKDSVTAVVFVALGTSVPDTFASKVAAVQDMYADASIGNVTGSNAVNVFLGIGVAWSVAAIYHSWNGREFRVPAGTLAFSVTLFTILAFLAVSVLLYRRRPSIGGELGGPRGSRFMTSLFFFSLWFLYILLSSLEAYCHIEGF